Genomic window (Magnolia sinica isolate HGM2019 chromosome 6, MsV1, whole genome shotgun sequence):
CCAGAAGATACTTCGCCAAGGATACTTTTGGTCGACCCTCAAGCAAGACTCGAAGGAATatgttcaaaaatgcgacaaatgctAACGTCATGCGACTGTGCCAAGGCAACCAGCGAAAGAAATTATCCCCATGAGCGGACCGTGGCCATTCGcccagtgggggatcgacatcaacGACCCTCTGCCTACCGGGAAAGGACGGGTCAAGGTTGCCATCACCGcaatcgactacttcaccaaatgggctgaGGCTAAGCCTGTCGCGAAAATCACTGAACAGAAAGTGATTGACTTTGTCTGGAAAAACATCTGCCGATTTTGAATTCCACGCATCATCGTATCTGACAATGGTCGACAGTTCGATAACGACAAGTTCCGAGGCATGTGCCAAGGCCTCGACATCACGAATGCATATTCTTCGCCTCGGCACCCACAGTCCAACGGACAGGTGGAAGTAGTTAATAAGGTTATCAAACACCATCTCAAGACAAAATTGAAAAAAGCAAAAGGTAAttgggccgaggagctcccattcgtcctTTGGGCCTACAAGACCACAGCTTAGTCTTCTACTAAGGAAACCCCATTCTCACTCTCCTACGGCTCGGAAGCAATGGTGCCGGTCGAAATCCGTCACCCTACTGCTCGGGTAAGAAATTACCAAGAGGACCAGAACTCCAAACAGGTCGCGGCTAACCTGGATCTTCTTGAGGAAATCTGAGACATCTCAAGGCTCCGAGTCGCCGCTCGGCATCAACAGGTAGCGCGCTTCTACAATTCTAAAGTCAAGATCAGGCGGTTCCGCCCTGGGGACTTAGTCCTTCGCCGGGTCTTCTAAAACACAGCCGAGCCAGGGGCTGGAGCACTCGAGCCGAACTGGGAAGGTCCATATCAAGTGGCCCGATCAACAAAGCCAAGCTCCTACCCCTTGGAAGACCTTGAGGGCCGCCAGCTGCCccatccttggaacgctgaacatcTGAAGATCTACTATCCTTAATGTACTGGCCTCTAAGGCTCCCAATACGTGTGCACTTCCGAGCAACCAGcctttaaggctttcaataaaGTTCATGATTCATCTTCTACACAAACGGAATTATCTACCAAGTAAAAGTCACCTCTCATAATCAGAGGTGAATTGAACgaactgatcccttaaagaatGGGTCATAACGTAATCCCATGAAAACTCAACATGGCATCCTTTCCAAGATGGGAAAAGCCAAAAGATGAGCCGACTCTCCTATGGGGTAATTGGCTCATCATCCGACTAACGCTCAGAGCAGAAGTATCTCGCTAATCGTGGGAAGAGCCGAACCCTCAGGGGTTCAGACTCAATAATAATCGAGCCAGGAAGGCTTTAAAAAAAGGTCTACCAAAAAAGCGTTGGAGAAAGCCGACCCGTCCAAGgatcggctcggctcggccatgCCTGAAGATAAACTGACAGGACAATGATTTAGTTCGACAATCAACAGTTAGCATTAAACCTCCAAAAATTAACAGATCATCATTTGAGAGCCCTTTCCAAAGGGTGGTCAAAAAAAAGTATACCatttattcaaaaaataataatgtcgttcaaaaacaaaaaaaaaaaagagaaggggcTACTGAGAATTACGCAGTCGGGGGCGCTTGGGAATCGGGGGCTTGGTCCGGGCGGGCGTCTTCGACAGGCTCTTCTCCAGCATCGTCAGGCAACAAGGGCTCAAGGTCAAGCTCCGGGTACAAATCCTGGACCGCTTCAATACAAGCATCATAGCCACAGTTGTAAAACTTGTTGGCTTCGGCATCCCTTTCCTTTGAAGCCTTAAAGGCATCAATCGCGGCCGCTACTGCTCCTGCCAGGGAAGTCATGTCTTTAGCTCGTTGAGCCTCCACCACTTAGGAGACAGCTCGGCTTTGCTCTTCTGCCGCCTCAGCCTTAGTCCGTTCTAGGACTTCTCCCAGTCAAGTAATCTCCTTGGCCAAAGAATTCGCATGAGCCCTAGCCGGTGTCAGTTCGACCTCCGCCACCCCGCATCGGTCTGCGAGGCCACCTGTAACCTTCTGCAGTTGGAGCTCTTTAGTCTTCTCATCTTCAAACTGCCGACGCAGCTAGCTCAACTCAATCTGAAATAGGGTAACCTCATCCCTGCGAATCCCCACCTAATTTCAGAGAGCCTCCACCTCAGCATCCCTCCTCTCGAGCTCCCGTATTCTCTCCTGAACCGAAAGGAGCTTCGCGACAGTCTGAACGGGAATATAAAAATGAGCATGTGGATGAAACAAAGATAAAAAGGAGCAGAAAATCAATAAGTAATACCGTATAGAAAACGGAAGTCATGTCGTTCAGGAAGGAGCTATCTAACTTGGTGAGGAGTTTGGCTATCTCCTCTTTGGGGGCGTGTTTAGCGGCCCAAGGTATCAAACAAGACAAGTGGTAGCCCGGTTGAAGCCTCCCACCGCTCGTCCCCACTTGGGCCGAGCCCACTACTTCCTCAGCCCCAGTCCGACTGCCTGCTGAGGTTTGAGCCTTGACCCCGAACCCATTTCCAGCGTCGAGGGGAGAGAGCATATCGTCAGCCATCCTGATAGCCTCCTCCCATTCGGAGGAAGAGGGCACGGCAATGCAGGGCTCGGGGGCTGCAGGTGGGGCCTCCGCGGTAGGAAGAACGGCGGTGGGAGGAAGGGAAGGAGTAATGGTTGCTACTGAGGAGGGAACAACGGTTGCCGGAACCTGCATATCGGCAAGCATTGCAACAggagccacgacaatcggaactGCAGCAGAAGGGCCCTCCCCGCGAGGGGCGGCCTGCCTCCTCCAAACAATTGTCTTCTTCCTCAACTCGGTCCTCAACATCTCCTCTGCCGTTAGAGCGGCTTTCCTCCTTCGAGAACCAGACGCCTTGGCCATGCCTGCGTGAGGAATAAAGGATCAACAACTAAGTGAATGAAGTTAACCTTACCAAATGTAATAAGATGGCAACTCATTGAAGGATGTAGGGAGAGGTTGGGACTTGCAAAGCCCAGACCAATGAAGATTGGCCCCGGTAATCAGGTCCGTCCAAGAACGAAGCTTCCCTGATCGTGCCCTAGCCTTGGCAATGCAGTTTTTCTGGGCTGAATCAAAGAGTGGCGTGCCCCTCGGGAAATCTACAAGGATAAAGAAGGCTCTATTCTGACTGAAGTAGAaggagatttttaaaaaaaaaacgaaaggaAAAAGAATTAAAGGCCGACCTGGTTTCGTGAATCGAGTGGGAACCCGAGTCGACAGAGTCCCAAGCTCCACCGCTAGCGCCTCCTACTCGCCCGAAGCCCAGAACCACTTattcttccaatccttgttggaAGACGGAAGGTTCATCACCAGTCCCGACCCTTTGCTGCCTCGGGTTGCGAAGTAGTACCATATTTCTTGGCTGTCGTGCTTAACCAGGTACAGGCTCATCAGCTCCTCTGGggtcagcttcagattcccaattTGGCGCCaaatgatgaaggaagagatcaaCACCCTCCAAGCATTAGGGGTAAATTGCCCCGGGGCAAGTCCGAGGTAAGCTGTTATGGCTCGGACAAAAGGATGTAGGGGGCGCCGAAGCCCGCATTGCAGCGAGCAGAGGAAGATTACAACTTCCCCCTCAGCAGGGGCGCCAGCGGTATCCGTGGGCTCCGGGGCCCTTATCCGAATGGAGTTCGAGATCTGGAACTCCAAATGGATCCAAGCCATTTGAGACCCTAATAGAACGGAGCCTCCAGGGACTGCCTCCGAGGTTCACCCGCTCGTGGGCATTTCAGCAGCCTCAGCGGTAGTGGCCTGGGAGGCCCGCGCAGCTTTCCTCTTACCAGCCCATTGAGTCCGAGCCCCTGCCCCTTTCTGTCTCCGAGGCAGAGGGTGTAAGGGTAGAGCTTCCAGGGGACCTTCAGAGGCCCCTCTTCCATCATCTGAGCTCCCCGGCTCGGAGTCATCATCATATTCCCGGACGGTTTCAAGTTTAGACGACATTAGGGAGAGAAGTAAAAGGAGCAACGGAAGAAACTCACAGTACGACTACTGAAAATCGCCTTTGCCGGAAAAGCTTGGTCAGTCGGAATCGCCTACCAGAAACTTCAAGTCGATTGAAATCGCCTTCGCCGAAAATCACTTCCTCCGATACGCGTTTGAATTCTGGATCCAAGTAAGGAGGGCGAATCCGAAATGAGCTTATATAATCATACAAAATCTCTGCATTAATGGCGAGGAGTGATGACCACAGACGAATCGTTGCGAGCTGATTCCCGAGCACACGTGGCAGTCTATCGTTGGCCGAGCCCCTGCCAGGTAGCACAGTTTTGACATTGAGTAGCGTGCTCCGATACACAAAGCGGCGCCCGAGTAGGTGAAGCTATCATAGTGATTCTTCCTCGGGTTTACGTGGCGACTCGTCATAGGTTGTGCAACTGTTCAAAATCGCAACCGTCGCCACGCATTCGCTAAAAAGCAAGCCATAGGCGCGGAATCTCGAGAATATGACGTTTCGAATTCGAAGATCATGATTACATCAGTTTGGGCGGGCGATCTTCTATGCAATTACTCTCCGAGTCCACATTTGAACTCGAAGaatagggggcttctgttatgggaagatccgagcctctAATAAATCCAAGGGTAAGCACCAAACTAATTCAACCAAGTGCGTGAACAACATAAGCGATGCTCGTCCGATCCGGTGTGAGCATCCCTGAAGAGGTCGTACACCATAAAGGTGCTCTTACTTTGAGACTGCAGATTGGAGTGACTTCAACACTCTGATCGGAAGTGATAAGTTGTTTTCCTAACATCTGATGGAAGACGAACAATCCGATCACTGACGTCAATTGTAAGAAGTCCGACCCGATAAGATAAATCCGACATCTTGCCTCGGACTTCAAGTAGAAGGTTCCCATTGAAAGATTCCAAAGTGCTTGACAAGTAAGAGGCTGGGTCCACTAGCTCAGTTTGGAATTTGACTCGGACCAAGAAAGTTTTCTTCATCAAGCTAAATGATCAAGGCTGAGTGACGTCTTATCAAGACGAGGCGAGCCGAAGCAATATGTTGAGACAGGTACTCCATCTGCTAAATTCGAAAACTACCATAAGCGAATGTAGTCGAATACTTCGCTCCCAGATACGCATTATCCGCACGATGTGCTACACAATCCACGGATTGCGTATGATATCCCCACGATCTCAGTATCCCGTTGATTGGGTAAATCGTGCCGATAATAGCGGGCCCGGACTGTCCaacagtcaggtataaatacattgAGACCACACCACTACAGGTACGCAAGATTTGACATCCTCCATTACTCTCCACTTAGactcagattcccttgacctgacttaggcatcggagggtcctccggcttagccagggtcaccTTTGCCTGTTCTCATTATATAGGATCAAGACGTTGCAGTGGTCTACGGTTTGGGAGACTGAGGGGGGTGCcgaccagattttgacctcaacattttatATAACCAAGCGCACCATTAGGCAGATATTGTTTTGACGGTCCAATTGATAGATGTCGTAGTCTACTTTTTGcatgatctagaccgtctagTCGATCTGGGTTCAGTCAATGGCATGTCCAAGAGATCCCCATTatcatggacggtccggatcattagCATATTCTCAGATTAGTGCTGGCGAAGGCTGGTGAAGGTTAACACTCAGCGGCCTTCATCAGCTGATTTTGATATTTACCAATACTAGAAGTCTTAAGTCTAGAAGTACAATTAATAACAACTTGTTAATACAAACGAACAGCAAAAATTCTTACCCAATTGAGGAAATCCTGGCCATCCatatgcaagcacacgtgccaatatgaaTCACGTGTGAGAGATCaaatctttccatcaggtgggctacactattTACATCTTATGGCAAGGGCCAATCTCACACATGGGCAAACCACAaacacacaaaaagaaaagattgttttctaaccGTTGGTTTACTTTGAAAAttattgtggcccacccgaggagTAAAAGCACCAGATTTTCGAGGCAGTCGATGTAAAAGAGCTATTTCCAACTTGACACGTGTACGGCCCACACGTGCAGAATTAATAAACCACCACCAAATTAAGAGGTTACATGGCTAAAATAGCTGTACCCATCCAAGTGCATGGGCCAACCTCAATGACAGAAAACATAAATAGATGGCCAGGAGCCCTCCTCCCAAAACCCTATCCAGCTTCATGCCTTTCCTGGTCAAAATTACAAGGGCCCACATCAACCCACCCACCAAAAACCCCAATGTCTGGTACAGAGATGAGTCCTTAGGGACCACATAAGTAGATGGATGGACCCTCCAAGATGAGAAAACAAGGGGCAGGCCTAGGCCCACCAGTGTATTGAAAATGGGCCCCGCGTAACATCCGGCGATCGCGATCTGGACGCCGTCTGGCCCACTCTTCACAGACAGTGCTACATTAGCAATCAGGTCCCCAAGTGAATTGCCCCAAGCAAGCACTGTCAGCCCTAGGATTGATGGGCTAATCCCAGCTATGTTCCCAATTGAAACCATCAGGGCCACTAATTCATCAGCTATGATGTAACTCCAGATCACACTCATAAAAAATCCACCAGCAACCCAAATTAATAGGAaccttttaggtgggccacaccaatcagTGGTAAAAAATGCAAGGACCCCAAGAATCAGGCCCATCAATCCACTAATCTGATAGATCACAAGGTCTGATTTGAGGCCCATGTCCCCATTTTGGGAATTCCAGAGAGCTGCCATCAGGACCGGAGCTAGTGTAACTGAAATAACTGCAAATGGCTTAGACCATTCCTCTTCACACACCACAGGAATAGTCAGTCTCCTTGGAAGATAGAGAGGTAGTTCCACAAGCCTGAGAAACCAACGAAAGTAATATAACAAACACCTTGTTGCAGGCCTCTGATCATCATCACTACCACCCTCATGATCTTCGTCGTCCACCGTCAGATTCGGCTTTTCTGAATATGGGTCGCCTAAAAGCGGGCTGCCCAATTCATCAGATGGGGCGGATTTGCTGATCGGGAGGAGAGGACGTACGGCGTTGATGAGGTCTTCCAGTCTACCTTTCTTCCGAAAGAAATGTGTGGCGTAGACAGCAAGCACGTAGAGGATGTAGAGAGAGGCGAAGGCAGCTGCGACCCAGATGCTGATATGACCAACGATCAGGATCGCGAGGAGGGAAGCGAGCACGATGATGTAGAAGCAAATGTCTCTTATGAAACTCCACTGATCAACGGCGATCCCACGCGGGCCCACCAAGATGCTTATGATCCCCATCACGACACTGGAAACGAAGAAGGCCCCACCAAGGATGCTGTTGAGGCCCACGTCGCCAGTGGACCCGGACCCGGACCCGACAAAGGAGGCGATGCTAGAGAAGACATCCGGCGCGCCGTTGCCGAGTGCGAGGAGAGTGACTCCAGCTATCGTAGGAGAGAGCTTCAAGAGTCGAGAGAGGGTCTCAAGAGAAGAGCAG
Coding sequences:
- the LOC131249223 gene encoding cation/calcium exchanger 1-like, whose amino-acid sequence is MAALDPTSRINKSQLILNRYSFFLFSFFLTTQIRPSVPLSLHQSSTPTSPKVIQASITEIQPSNFHFLRQSTIPPSPKPLQTSITQIQPSNSPSLHQPTTPTSPKPLQASITQIQPSNSPSLNQATKPKSPKPLQGSITQIQPSNSHSLHQFSIPTSPKHLHDSTNGCTGLQRYEDAESRCAFVRSKECKAEGYIDYLQIFYCTFGHHTFLGYAVLIVWLVLLFYLLGNTAACYFCSSLETLSRLLKLSPTIAGVTLLALGNGAPDVFSSIASFVGSGSGSTGDVGLNSILGGAFFVSSVVMGIISILVGPRGIAVDQWSFIRDICFYIIVLASLLAILIVGHISIWVAAAFASLYILYVLAVYATHFFRKKGRLEDLINAVRPLLPISKSAPSDELGSPLLGDPYSEKPNLTVDDEDHEGGSDDDQRPATRCLLYYFRWFLRLVELPLYLPRRLTIPVVCEEEWSKPFAVISVTLAPVLMAALWNSQNGDMGLKSDLVIYQISGLMGLILGVLAFFTTDWCGPPKRFLLIWVAGGFFMSVIWSYIIADELVALMVSIGNIAGISPSILGLTVLAWGNSLGDLIANVALSVKSGPDGVQIAIAGCYAGPIFNTLVGLGLPLVFSSWRVHPSTYVVPKDSSLYQTLGFLVGGLMWALVILTRKGMKLDRVLGGGLLAIYLCFLSLRLAHALGWVQLF